A window of Pseudodesulfovibrio hydrargyri contains these coding sequences:
- a CDS encoding sigma-70 family RNA polymerase sigma factor: protein MTSEKTTAVVEPEIVEDDLEETDFTEDDFDEEDLDEDGFDEDDLDDDATDISPNAPAKAEGLENRLPALNLAPSSKAVRIRDPLQLYLKEIARFPMLEPEEEYALAKRVQEDNDQDAAFKLVSSHLRLVVKIAMDFQRRWMQNGLDLIQEGNVGLLKAVTKFDPEKGIKFSYYAAFWIKAYILKYIMDNWRMVKIGTTQTQRKLFYNLNKERQRLQTLGFDPSTEALSERLGVSEAEIDEMDQRLSKNDMSLNTPLGEDSDATRMDFLPSLSPGVEESIANDQIVGLLLDNIREIRSSLNDKEVAILDRRLLSDDPVTLREIGEEYGVTRERVRQIEARLMAKIREHLTDKVKDFSRDWVLEHD, encoded by the coding sequence ATGACATCTGAAAAAACGACAGCGGTGGTCGAACCGGAGATCGTCGAGGACGATCTCGAGGAGACCGACTTCACCGAAGACGACTTCGACGAAGAGGATCTCGACGAAGACGGCTTTGACGAGGACGATCTTGACGACGACGCCACCGATATATCCCCCAACGCCCCGGCCAAGGCCGAAGGGCTGGAGAACAGGCTCCCGGCGCTGAACCTCGCCCCTTCCTCCAAGGCGGTCCGGATCCGCGACCCGCTGCAGCTGTATCTCAAGGAGATCGCCCGGTTCCCCATGCTGGAGCCGGAAGAGGAATACGCCCTGGCCAAGCGGGTCCAGGAGGACAACGACCAGGACGCGGCCTTCAAGCTGGTGTCCTCGCACCTGCGCCTGGTGGTCAAGATCGCCATGGACTTCCAGCGCCGCTGGATGCAGAACGGCCTGGATCTCATCCAGGAGGGCAACGTCGGCCTGCTCAAGGCCGTGACCAAGTTCGACCCGGAAAAGGGGATCAAGTTCTCCTACTACGCGGCCTTCTGGATCAAGGCGTACATCCTGAAGTACATCATGGACAACTGGCGCATGGTCAAGATAGGGACCACCCAGACCCAGCGCAAGCTGTTCTACAACCTGAACAAGGAGCGCCAGCGCCTCCAGACCCTGGGGTTCGACCCCTCGACCGAGGCGCTGAGCGAGCGGCTCGGCGTGTCCGAGGCCGAGATCGACGAGATGGACCAGCGCCTGTCCAAGAACGACATGTCGCTGAACACCCCGCTGGGCGAGGATTCCGACGCCACCAGGATGGACTTCCTGCCGTCGCTCTCCCCGGGCGTGGAAGAATCCATCGCCAACGACCAGATCGTCGGCCTGCTCCTGGACAACATCAGGGAGATACGCTCCTCCCTGAACGACAAGGAAGTGGCCATCCTCGACCGCAGGCTGCTCTCCGACGACCCCGTGACCCTGCGGGAGATCGGCGAGGAGTACGGCGTCACCAGGGAGCGCGTCCGCCAGATCGAGGCCCGGCTGATGGCCAAGATCCGCGAGCACCTGACGGACAAGGTCAAGGATTTCTCCAGAGACTGGGTGCTGGAACACGACTAA
- the atpB gene encoding F0F1 ATP synthase subunit A produces MGFAGGLPHPLLYMDMLKGIGHWGAHVEQALGVESINHVLYMWLVMAIILGLGLMVRSRLQLVPGGMQNVFETIIGGLEDFVVANLGEEGRQFMPLLITIFLFILGMNWIGLVPGCDAPTANINTPAAMAIIVFCFYQFVGIKKWGAGYIKHFMGPVGFLAPLMLILEPISHLARPLSLTLRLFGNIRGEEIVLILMFFLAPILGSLPMYFLFVLAKTIQAFIFFMLTMLYLQGAIEHAH; encoded by the coding sequence ATGGGTTTCGCAGGTGGATTGCCGCATCCTCTCTTGTACATGGACATGCTGAAAGGCATCGGCCACTGGGGCGCGCACGTTGAACAGGCCCTGGGCGTGGAGAGCATAAACCACGTCCTCTACATGTGGCTGGTCATGGCCATCATTCTCGGTCTGGGGCTGATGGTCCGCAGCCGGTTGCAGCTGGTGCCCGGCGGCATGCAGAACGTGTTCGAGACCATCATCGGCGGGCTGGAGGACTTCGTGGTCGCCAACCTGGGCGAGGAAGGCCGCCAGTTCATGCCTCTTCTCATCACGATTTTCCTGTTCATCCTCGGGATGAACTGGATCGGCCTGGTGCCCGGCTGCGACGCGCCCACCGCGAACATCAATACGCCGGCGGCCATGGCCATCATCGTTTTCTGTTTCTACCAGTTCGTGGGCATCAAGAAATGGGGTGCCGGGTACATCAAGCACTTCATGGGCCCGGTCGGCTTTCTGGCCCCGCTGATGCTCATCCTCGAACCCATCTCTCACCTCGCCCGCCCGCTCAGCCTGACGCTCCGTCTCTTCGGCAACATCCGCGGCGAGGAAATCGTCCTGATCCTGATGTTCTTCCTGGCGCCGATCCTCGGCTCCCTGCCGATGTACTTCCTGTTCGTCCTGGCGAAGACCATTCAGGCTTTCATCTTCTTCATGCTGACCATGCTGTACCTGCAGGGTGCCATCGAGCACGCTCACTAG
- a CDS encoding N-acetyltransferase, with protein sequence MIRKARIEDVKAIHGLLMLTDQHDGLVLPRSFSQLYSHLRDFLVVTDDEGTIIGCCALNIIWDNLAEIRSLVVTSTHRGKNLGRKLVEACLSEAVTLGIYKVYTLTEVPGFFEKVGFAQEEMDTLNQKIFLDCLNCPRFPDHCNEVAMIINL encoded by the coding sequence ATGATCCGCAAGGCACGCATAGAAGACGTCAAGGCCATTCACGGGCTGCTCATGCTCACCGACCAGCATGACGGCCTGGTCCTTCCCCGGTCGTTCAGCCAGCTGTATTCGCATCTGCGCGACTTCCTGGTGGTCACGGACGACGAGGGGACCATCATCGGCTGTTGCGCCCTGAACATCATCTGGGACAACCTGGCCGAGATCCGCTCCCTGGTGGTCACCTCGACCCATCGGGGCAAAAACCTCGGCCGCAAGCTGGTCGAGGCCTGCCTGTCCGAGGCGGTCACGCTGGGCATCTACAAGGTCTACACCCTGACCGAGGTGCCCGGCTTCTTCGAGAAGGTCGGCTTCGCGCAGGAGGAGATGGACACCCTGAACCAGAAGATATTCCTGGACTGCCTCAACTGCCCGAGGTTCCCGGACCACTGCAACGAAGTGGCCATGATCATCAACCTGTAA
- a CDS encoding DUF3426 domain-containing protein, whose amino-acid sequence MIVTCPNCETSYNLPDEKVPATGAKVKCSKCAHVFKVEVPPAAPEDEFEALLEDDGSDAGERFDETFDDVAAGAAEAAGLAEKAAPPAADPADEVVEEMSGADDLFDGADEEPEAEEPGEDALGGDEDDLFADLGGEPGDDGESGDLFADEPDEGEDSDDLFADGGDEDDGDLFEDDDEAETDDSRALFEADEDEEPDADEPVSGLGGSLELDEEPEPGGRKSLGCLIVLLVLAVGIGAAIYFRVWSYAGVDLADMLKNVPFVGQMFMEKTGGDEEAAPGESPAERVRKIELKNVKQYYVANEKVGNLFVVEGKAVNKFSKPKERIKVEVILYDAANNVLTSQSFLCGNVLSQFQLQVQTEKEISDGLASDVGILSNNTFIRPGASTPFMAVFFTPPEGVKEFMVKVVDVGDPQ is encoded by the coding sequence ATGATCGTCACCTGCCCGAATTGCGAGACCAGCTACAACCTGCCCGATGAGAAGGTTCCGGCCACCGGGGCCAAGGTCAAGTGCTCCAAGTGCGCGCACGTCTTCAAGGTCGAGGTGCCCCCGGCGGCGCCCGAAGACGAATTCGAGGCCCTGCTCGAGGACGACGGCAGCGACGCGGGCGAGCGGTTCGACGAGACCTTCGACGACGTGGCCGCCGGTGCGGCCGAGGCCGCGGGCCTGGCCGAAAAGGCCGCTCCTCCGGCGGCCGACCCGGCCGACGAGGTCGTGGAGGAGATGTCCGGCGCGGACGATCTCTTCGACGGCGCGGACGAGGAGCCCGAGGCGGAGGAGCCCGGCGAAGACGCTCTCGGCGGGGACGAGGACGACCTGTTCGCCGACTTGGGAGGCGAGCCCGGCGATGACGGCGAGTCCGGCGATCTGTTCGCGGACGAGCCCGACGAGGGCGAGGACTCCGACGACCTGTTCGCCGACGGAGGCGACGAGGACGACGGTGATCTTTTCGAGGACGACGACGAGGCCGAGACCGACGACTCCCGTGCCCTGTTCGAGGCTGACGAGGACGAGGAGCCGGACGCGGACGAGCCCGTGAGCGGCCTGGGCGGCAGCCTGGAGCTCGACGAGGAGCCGGAGCCCGGCGGACGCAAGTCCCTGGGCTGCCTGATCGTCCTGCTCGTCCTGGCGGTGGGCATCGGCGCGGCCATCTATTTCCGGGTCTGGTCCTACGCGGGCGTGGACCTGGCCGACATGCTCAAGAACGTGCCCTTCGTGGGTCAGATGTTCATGGAGAAGACCGGCGGCGACGAGGAGGCGGCTCCGGGCGAGTCCCCGGCCGAGCGCGTGCGCAAGATCGAGCTCAAGAACGTCAAGCAGTACTACGTGGCCAACGAGAAGGTGGGCAACCTGTTCGTGGTCGAGGGCAAGGCGGTCAACAAGTTCTCCAAGCCCAAGGAGCGGATCAAGGTTGAGGTCATCCTCTATGACGCGGCCAACAACGTTCTGACCTCCCAGTCCTTCCTGTGCGGCAACGTGCTCTCCCAGTTCCAGCTCCAGGTGCAGACCGAAAAGGAGATCTCGGACGGCCTGGCCTCGGACGTGGGCATATTGTCCAACAACACCTTCATCCGGCCCGGCGCGTCCACGCCGTTCATGGCCGTGTTCTTCACGCCGCCCGAAGGGGTCAAGGAGTTCATGGTCAAGGTGGTGGACGTGGGCGACCCGCAGTAG
- the hpt gene encoding hypoxanthine phosphoribosyltransferase, with translation MAHKLTPFITAEQIAGRNVELGREITASYSGDKPLVCICVLKGAFLFFADIIRRIDREIEIDFVRLASYGSATSRSEDIVFSKDLEISIEGKDVLVIEDIVDTGHSMDFLLHVLRRRNPKSLKICALIDKHERREKAVTVDFAGFKLSDGFIVGYGLDYDERYRELGGIFELSNES, from the coding sequence ATGGCACACAAACTCACCCCGTTCATCACCGCAGAGCAGATCGCCGGGCGCAACGTGGAACTCGGCCGGGAGATCACCGCGTCCTACTCGGGCGACAAGCCCCTGGTCTGCATCTGCGTGCTCAAGGGCGCGTTCCTCTTCTTCGCGGACATCATCCGCAGGATCGACCGCGAGATCGAGATCGACTTCGTCCGTCTGGCCAGCTACGGCTCGGCCACGTCCCGGTCCGAGGACATCGTCTTTTCCAAGGACCTCGAGATCTCCATCGAGGGCAAGGACGTCCTGGTCATCGAGGATATCGTGGACACCGGCCACTCCATGGATTTCCTGCTCCACGTGCTCAGGCGGAGAAATCCAAAGAGTTTGAAAATTTGTGCGCTTATTGATAAGCATGAGCGACGGGAAAAAGCCGTGACCGTCGATTTCGCCGGTTTCAAGCTGAGCGACGGGTTCATCGTCGGCTATGGCCTGGACTATGACGAGCGGTACAGGGAATTGGGCGGAATCTTCGAACTGTCCAACGAGTCTTAG
- a CDS encoding homocysteine S-methyltransferase family protein: MPDFRSILDDDRIYYFDGGYGTLLQSRGLPAGLSPELWGLKEPDVIRAVHRDYLEAGANILTTNTFGGSRPKLGLNADPYELNRAMTAIAREVAGDTAFVAASIGPTGHFVKPLGEMTFRELVDIFKEQIEGCVAGGADLILGETHFDLAEAKAVVVAARLVCDLPVAISMTFEGEASLTGTSPLTFVDTMQNMGVELIGTNCSAGPEQMRNTLRAWAPRLQTPTFAEANAGLPELDADGNTAFRLQPEPFAEQAARFADLGAKFIGGCCGTTPDHIRALRNRVGDAAWRRPRKTDNAQLVLTSRAVSVPVGFDHPGVIIGERINPTGKKQLTAELQESVFSEAHRFAAEQVELGAPVLDVNVGAPLVDEVELLPELITSLLGRVTTPLSIDSNDPAAVEAGLWAYPGSPLVNSISGEPGKMERLGPLCKLFGAPFILLPIVGNKLPVTAAERIKVIEGLLAQADALGIPRRLIMVDALALTVSSKPEAARHSMEVMRHCRDEWGLPTTIGLSNISFGLPARELLNSTFLALSMGAGLCSFIANPNSARIQESLHAAEVLLDRDPQAARYIDKFSGWVGGGGAQAATGQAAPSGTASMPPVQAAVVKGDKDNVVRLVEAELDAGVSAMDIVNDLLIPGILVVGDKYETKEYFLPQLLQSAETMQTAFQRLKPLLEEDGGTGSRPVVVMATVEGDIHDIGKNIVCLMLKNYGFEVVDLGKDVPAERIVDAAAEHDAAIIGLSALMTTTMVRMEDTVRLVAERNLRAKVIIGGAVVTEKFCNAIGAHGWSTDAVAAVKLAQRLTQ, translated from the coding sequence GTGCCCGATTTCAGGTCAATACTCGACGACGACAGAATCTATTATTTCGACGGCGGCTACGGCACCCTGCTGCAGAGCAGGGGACTGCCCGCCGGGCTCTCGCCCGAGCTCTGGGGACTCAAGGAGCCCGACGTCATCCGCGCCGTGCACCGGGACTATCTCGAGGCCGGGGCGAATATCCTGACCACCAACACCTTCGGCGGGTCCCGGCCCAAGCTCGGCCTGAACGCCGACCCGTACGAACTGAACCGGGCCATGACCGCCATAGCCCGCGAGGTGGCCGGGGACACCGCCTTCGTGGCCGCGTCCATCGGACCCACCGGGCACTTCGTCAAGCCCCTGGGCGAGATGACCTTCCGCGAACTGGTGGACATCTTCAAGGAGCAGATCGAAGGGTGCGTGGCCGGGGGCGCGGACCTGATCCTGGGCGAGACCCATTTCGACCTGGCCGAGGCCAAGGCCGTGGTCGTCGCCGCGCGCCTGGTCTGCGACCTGCCCGTGGCCATTTCCATGACCTTCGAGGGCGAGGCCTCCCTGACCGGCACCTCGCCGCTGACCTTTGTGGACACCATGCAGAACATGGGCGTGGAACTCATCGGCACCAACTGCTCGGCCGGGCCCGAACAGATGCGCAACACCCTGCGCGCCTGGGCCCCGCGCCTTCAGACCCCGACGTTCGCCGAGGCCAACGCGGGCTTGCCCGAGCTGGACGCGGACGGCAACACCGCCTTCCGTCTGCAGCCCGAGCCGTTCGCCGAGCAGGCCGCCCGGTTCGCTGACCTGGGGGCCAAGTTCATCGGCGGCTGCTGCGGGACCACGCCCGACCACATTCGCGCCCTGCGCAACCGGGTGGGCGACGCCGCCTGGAGGCGTCCGCGCAAGACCGACAACGCCCAGCTGGTCCTGACCTCGCGCGCGGTGTCCGTGCCGGTCGGCTTCGACCATCCCGGCGTGATCATCGGCGAGCGCATCAACCCCACGGGCAAGAAGCAGCTCACCGCCGAACTCCAGGAGTCTGTCTTTTCCGAAGCGCACCGCTTCGCCGCCGAGCAGGTGGAGCTGGGCGCGCCGGTGCTCGACGTCAACGTGGGCGCGCCCCTGGTCGACGAGGTCGAGCTGCTGCCCGAACTGATCACCTCCCTGCTGGGCCGGGTGACCACGCCCCTGTCCATCGACTCCAACGATCCGGCGGCCGTGGAGGCCGGGCTGTGGGCCTATCCCGGTTCACCGCTGGTCAACTCCATCTCCGGCGAGCCGGGCAAGATGGAGAGGCTCGGCCCCCTGTGCAAACTCTTCGGCGCGCCGTTCATACTCCTGCCCATCGTGGGCAACAAGCTGCCCGTGACCGCGGCCGAGCGCATCAAGGTCATCGAGGGCCTCCTGGCCCAGGCCGACGCGCTGGGCATCCCGCGCCGCCTGATCATGGTCGACGCCCTGGCCCTGACCGTCTCGTCCAAGCCCGAGGCGGCCCGCCACTCCATGGAGGTCATGCGCCACTGCCGCGACGAGTGGGGCTTGCCCACGACCATCGGCCTGTCCAATATCTCCTTTGGATTGCCGGCCCGCGAGCTGCTCAACTCCACCTTCCTGGCCCTGTCCATGGGCGCGGGGTTGTGCTCGTTCATCGCCAATCCCAACTCCGCGCGCATCCAGGAATCCCTGCACGCCGCCGAGGTCCTGCTCGACCGCGATCCCCAGGCCGCGCGCTACATCGACAAGTTCTCCGGCTGGGTCGGCGGGGGCGGGGCCCAGGCCGCGACCGGTCAGGCCGCCCCGTCCGGGACCGCCTCCATGCCGCCGGTCCAGGCCGCCGTGGTCAAGGGCGACAAGGACAACGTGGTCAGGCTGGTCGAGGCCGAGCTGGATGCGGGCGTGTCCGCCATGGACATCGTCAACGACCTGCTCATCCCCGGTATCCTCGTGGTCGGCGACAAGTACGAGACCAAGGAATACTTCCTGCCGCAGCTGCTTCAGTCCGCCGAGACCATGCAGACCGCCTTCCAGCGCCTCAAGCCGCTGCTCGAGGAGGACGGCGGGACGGGCTCCAGGCCCGTGGTCGTCATGGCCACGGTGGAGGGCGACATCCACGACATCGGCAAGAACATCGTCTGCCTGATGCTCAAGAACTACGGTTTCGAGGTCGTGGACCTGGGCAAGGACGTGCCCGCCGAAAGGATCGTGGACGCGGCCGCCGAACACGACGCGGCCATCATCGGCCTGTCCGCGCTCATGACCACCACCATGGTGCGCATGGAGGACACCGTCAGACTCGTGGCCGAGCGCAATCTTCGCGCAAAAGTCATCATCGGCGGGGCCGTGGTCACCGAAAAGTTCTGCAACGCCATCGGCGCCCACGGCTGGTCCACCGACGCCGTGGCCGCCGTCAAGCTGGCGCAGCGATTGACGCAGTAA
- a CDS encoding ATP synthase F0 subunit C — protein MKIAKILFTTLAMVLVASVAFAAEGADPVMSAKAYATAIGMGIAAGLCGIGQGMGVKGACEGIARNPEAGGQLSTTLILGLAFIESLAIYALVVNLILLFVV, from the coding sequence ATGAAAATCGCTAAGATTCTGTTCACCACCCTGGCTATGGTCCTGGTTGCTTCCGTCGCTTTCGCCGCCGAAGGCGCCGACCCGGTCATGTCCGCCAAGGCTTACGCCACCGCCATCGGCATGGGCATCGCCGCCGGTCTGTGCGGCATCGGCCAGGGCATGGGCGTGAAGGGCGCCTGCGAAGGCATCGCCCGCAACCCCGAAGCCGGTGGCCAGCTGTCCACCACCCTGATCCTGGGCCTGGCCTTCATCGAGTCCCTGGCCATTTACGCCCTGGTCGTCAACCTGATCCTGCTCTTCGTCGTCTAG
- a CDS encoding TlpA family protein disulfide reductase, whose protein sequence is MKKLWLIIALALGLLALTACSGESGDDAKTGGAAMAPSHAAVASTDGSHPFMGVAELDQYLKANAGRPTMLFFWATWCPSCKQQIPELETLQKDKGGQINLVALSVDESEGALERYLDKHPMDVPVYWGNQDLAREFQVEAIPTLVIFDKTGKKIFSQAGVFPGSMLGAMADKLNQ, encoded by the coding sequence ATGAAAAAATTATGGCTCATCATCGCCCTGGCCCTGGGGCTTCTGGCCCTGACCGCCTGTTCGGGCGAATCCGGCGACGACGCCAAGACCGGCGGGGCGGCCATGGCCCCCTCCCACGCGGCGGTCGCCTCCACCGACGGCTCCCATCCCTTCATGGGCGTGGCCGAGCTCGACCAATATCTCAAGGCCAACGCGGGCAGGCCCACCATGCTCTTCTTCTGGGCCACCTGGTGCCCCTCCTGCAAGCAGCAGATTCCCGAGCTGGAGACGCTGCAAAAGGACAAGGGCGGCCAGATCAACCTCGTGGCCCTGTCCGTGGACGAGAGCGAGGGCGCGCTGGAGCGCTACCTGGACAAGCACCCCATGGACGTGCCCGTCTACTGGGGCAACCAGGACCTGGCCCGCGAGTTCCAGGTGGAGGCCATCCCCACCCTGGTCATCTTCGACAAGACCGGCAAAAAGATCTTCTCCCAGGCCGGGGTCTTCCCCGGCTCCATGCTCGGCGCCATGGCCGACAAACTGAACCAGTAG
- a CDS encoding ATP synthase subunit I: MLGRMNQRLERLLVRSGFTKPDVRIVVRNQIYVSLGTSLVIMLVTLFSRWSLAYLAGAVIALVNFWTLARVTQSLVYDQKRGPYLLFVIFMGKMTLSGLALWWLIGVERVPHWGLITGLGTVVVNITATGLSQLGKK; this comes from the coding sequence GTGCTGGGCAGGATGAACCAAAGGCTTGAGCGGCTGCTCGTCAGGAGCGGCTTCACCAAACCGGACGTACGCATCGTTGTCCGCAATCAGATTTATGTGTCGCTGGGGACCTCTCTAGTGATCATGCTGGTAACACTTTTTTCCCGGTGGTCCCTGGCCTATCTGGCGGGGGCGGTCATCGCCCTGGTCAACTTCTGGACACTCGCCCGCGTGACCCAGTCGTTGGTGTACGACCAGAAGAGGGGACCATATCTACTGTTTGTCATATTCATGGGAAAAATGACTCTGAGCGGGCTGGCCCTCTGGTGGCTGATCGGAGTCGAACGGGTTCCCCACTGGGGGTTGATAACGGGTCTGGGCACCGTGGTGGTCAACATTACGGCAACGGGCCTGAGTCAGTTGGGGAAGAAATAG
- a CDS encoding AtpZ/AtpI family protein — MGEREKQSSRGANMLFSKDDRVVQITQLGGTAGTMGLHIVSATVVGLTIGYFLDDYFGTGPWLLMIFFFLGIIAGFKMIFEDFRRLQRREEARKASSLKQDGEESAGQDEPKA, encoded by the coding sequence GTGGGCGAGCGTGAAAAACAATCTTCGCGAGGTGCGAACATGCTCTTTTCAAAAGACGATCGAGTGGTGCAGATCACCCAGTTGGGTGGCACCGCCGGAACGATGGGACTGCACATCGTCTCGGCCACCGTCGTCGGCCTGACCATCGGGTATTTCCTGGATGACTATTTCGGGACCGGACCCTGGTTGCTGATGATCTTCTTTTTCCTGGGGATCATCGCCGGGTTCAAGATGATTTTCGAGGATTTCCGACGTCTCCAGAGACGGGAAGAAGCAAGAAAAGCAAGTTCTTTGAAACAGGACGGAGAAGAGAGTGCTGGGCAGGATGAACCAAAGGCTTGA
- a CDS encoding redox-sensing transcriptional repressor Rex: MKSEHIPKATIGRLAVYIQVLENLLRDGNEVISSERLARACSVNSSQIRKDLAYFGEFGVRGVGYYVQELITSIKQSLGIDRQWKCALIGVGNMGSALLRHHDFEKRGFKICAAFDCDPDKIGLEFEGMEIVCPTHLKEQAPELNLEIGIIATPPDRAQRAANHLVEANIRGIINFAPSRINVPKHIPVEYVDFFDHLYSIAFQITLGND, encoded by the coding sequence ATGAAAAGCGAACACATCCCCAAAGCGACCATCGGACGGCTTGCCGTCTACATTCAGGTCCTCGAAAATCTGCTGCGGGACGGCAACGAGGTCATCTCCTCGGAACGCCTGGCCCGGGCCTGCTCGGTCAACTCGTCCCAGATCCGAAAGGATCTTGCTTATTTTGGTGAATTCGGCGTGCGCGGCGTGGGGTACTACGTCCAGGAGCTGATCACCTCCATCAAGCAGTCGCTGGGCATCGACCGGCAGTGGAAGTGCGCCTTGATCGGCGTGGGCAACATGGGCAGCGCGCTGCTCAGGCATCACGATTTCGAAAAGCGCGGGTTCAAGATCTGCGCTGCCTTCGACTGCGATCCGGACAAGATCGGGCTCGAGTTCGAGGGCATGGAGATCGTCTGCCCCACGCACCTCAAGGAGCAGGCCCCCGAACTCAACCTCGAGATCGGCATCATCGCCACGCCGCCGGATCGCGCCCAGCGCGCGGCCAACCACCTGGTGGAGGCCAACATCCGGGGCATCATCAACTTCGCCCCGTCGAGGATCAATGTGCCCAAGCACATCCCGGTGGAGTATGTGGACTTTTTTGACCACCTATACTCCATCGCGTTCCAGATAACCCTCGGCAACGACTAG
- a CDS encoding tetratricopeptide repeat protein, producing the protein MKRFSRPDSHTALAAFALLALLAVAGCAAGTGAKSQPAPVISESARLDYDYLTYQDLLHQLQKHIQEGERSTLTSKEVNEIHARAVAALDRVLAQAPTPELYVEKAGMFWNHPEGTSRSREALKEGLEKFPDNRLLTVYLANSYVADNRTDDAIAIMDGFLRRHPKDMEARERLGQMLMDAGQDAKALDVLKQIPEKQRSADALYAMGRVQGNLGMRKSAIANLKKAVAKDPEFTEAMVELAYQYELAKDYVSAEQIYGSILEQSDSFPEARLRLINLNLKLNDPAKALELALSGPPTKSFILDAVLMFINDGFFAQGSTVLDMLTTGGTVPAEYYFYKAVIADEGENDPAKALTYLDEVKDTDRLYPHALRFKAQLLAVQGKEGEALALAAQGKKLYPNASIFYILEAGLKKNQDDLEGAEAALKEGLTRLKNDPELTYELAMIYEVTNRRALGLALMEGVIRAHPDHANALNYVGYTLAEEGRELDRALVLVTKASKLDPENGFILDSVAWVHFKRQDLEKAWEYIGYAVDVVDKDPTIWEHYGDIAAAMGKTKAARKGYNYALKYHSPEAKAVREKLKKL; encoded by the coding sequence ATGAAACGATTCTCAAGGCCTGACTCACATACCGCACTGGCTGCCTTCGCGCTCCTCGCGCTCCTGGCCGTCGCCGGCTGCGCCGCCGGAACCGGCGCCAAGTCCCAGCCCGCGCCGGTCATATCCGAGTCGGCCCGGCTCGACTACGACTACCTGACCTACCAGGACCTCCTGCACCAGTTGCAGAAGCACATCCAGGAGGGCGAGCGGTCCACCCTGACCTCCAAGGAAGTCAACGAGATCCACGCCCGGGCCGTGGCCGCCCTGGACCGCGTCCTGGCCCAGGCCCCCACGCCCGAGCTGTACGTGGAAAAGGCGGGCATGTTCTGGAACCACCCCGAGGGCACCAGCCGGTCCCGCGAGGCCCTCAAGGAGGGGCTCGAGAAATTTCCGGACAACCGCCTGCTGACCGTGTACCTGGCCAACTCCTACGTGGCCGACAACCGCACGGACGACGCCATCGCCATCATGGACGGGTTCCTGCGCCGCCACCCCAAGGACATGGAGGCCCGCGAGCGGCTGGGCCAGATGCTCATGGACGCGGGCCAGGACGCCAAGGCCCTGGACGTGCTCAAGCAGATCCCGGAAAAGCAGCGCTCGGCCGACGCCCTGTACGCCATGGGCCGGGTCCAGGGAAACCTGGGCATGCGCAAGTCGGCCATCGCCAACCTCAAGAAGGCCGTGGCCAAGGACCCGGAGTTCACCGAGGCCATGGTCGAGCTGGCCTACCAGTATGAGCTGGCCAAGGACTACGTGTCCGCCGAGCAGATATACGGCTCCATCCTGGAACAGAGCGACTCCTTCCCCGAGGCGCGGCTGCGGCTGATCAACCTGAATCTCAAGCTGAACGACCCGGCCAAGGCCCTGGAGCTGGCGCTTAGCGGCCCGCCGACCAAGTCCTTCATCCTGGACGCGGTGCTCATGTTCATCAACGACGGGTTCTTCGCCCAGGGGTCCACGGTCCTGGACATGCTGACCACCGGCGGCACCGTGCCCGCGGAGTACTATTTCTACAAGGCGGTCATCGCCGACGAGGGCGAGAACGACCCGGCCAAGGCCCTGACCTATCTCGACGAGGTCAAGGACACGGACCGACTCTATCCCCACGCCCTGCGCTTCAAGGCCCAGCTGCTGGCCGTCCAGGGCAAGGAGGGAGAGGCCCTGGCCCTGGCAGCCCAGGGCAAGAAGCTCTACCCCAACGCCTCCATCTTCTACATCCTCGAAGCCGGGCTGAAGAAGAACCAGGACGACCTCGAAGGGGCCGAGGCCGCCCTCAAGGAGGGGCTGACGCGCCTCAAGAACGACCCCGAGCTGACCTACGAACTGGCCATGATCTACGAGGTCACCAACCGCCGCGCCCTGGGCCTGGCCCTGATGGAGGGCGTGATCCGGGCCCACCCCGACCACGCCAACGCGCTCAACTACGTGGGCTACACCCTGGCCGAGGAGGGCCGCGAACTGGACCGCGCCCTGGTCCTGGTGACCAAGGCCTCCAAGCTCGACCCGGAAAACGGCTTCATTCTCGACTCCGTGGCCTGGGTCCACTTCAAGCGGCAGGACCTGGAAAAGGCGTGGGAGTACATCGGCTACGCCGTGGACGTGGTCGACAAGGACCCGACCATCTGGGAGCACTACGGCGACATCGCCGCGGCCATGGGCAAGACCAAGGCGGCGCGCAAGGGCTATAACTACGCGCTCAAGTACCACTCGCCCGAGGCCAAGGCCGTCAGGGAGAAGCTGAAGAAATTATGA